From the Musa acuminata AAA Group cultivar baxijiao chromosome BXJ1-2, Cavendish_Baxijiao_AAA, whole genome shotgun sequence genome, one window contains:
- the LOC135607841 gene encoding cysteine synthase-like isoform X2 — MEAYQPLSSVKDRSALRMIEDAEEKGLITPGITTLVEPTSGNLGIGLVYIALRKGYKFIAVMPGHYSMDKRILLRYLGAEVSLTDPKLGFQGLVDRIEQLKEKIPNVHVLDQFTNPANPEAHFTGTGPEIWKDTAGKVDIFVSGPGSGGTITGVAKYLKMKNKDLKIICVEPTESAVISGGNPGSHNIQGIGAGFIPKNLDTSYIDEVITVSTEEAMTQARRLAIEEGLLVGISSGANLAACLKIARRAENEGKMIVTIFPSGGERYMSTDLFDKVREECMNMTY, encoded by the exons ATGGAAGCATACCAACCCCTTTCCTCTGTGAAAGACCGAAGTGCTCTCAG AATGATAGAAGATGCAGAGGAGAAGGGCCTGATAACACCTGGAATTACAACGTTGGTGGAGCCCACAAGTGGAAATCTTGGAATTGGTTTGGTGTACATAGCTCTTCGGAAAGGTTACAAGTTCATTGCAGTTATGCCAGGTCATTATTCAATGGACAAAAGGATCCTATTGAGATATTTGGGTGCTGAAGTGTCACTGACTG ATCCGAAATTAGGCTTTCAGGGATTGGTTGACAGAATAGAGCAACTGAAGGAGAAAATACCAAATGTGCATGTGCTTGATCAGTTCACCAATCCAGCGAATCCCGAGGCACATTTCACTGGAACTG GACCGGAAATATGGAAAGATACAGCGGGCAAGGTAGATATTTTTGTATCTGGTCCTGGCTCGGGTGGTACTATCACTGGTGTTGCCAAGTATCTCAAGatgaaaaataaagatttgaaaatcattTGTGTTGAACCTACAGAGAGTGCAGTTATTTCAG GTGGAAATCCAGGCTCACATAATATTCAGGGGATAGGAGCAGGTTTTATTCCAAAGAACCTGGATACATCTTACATCGACGAGGTTATCACTGTGTCCACTGAAGAGGCAATGACACAGGCAAGAAGACTGGCAATTGAAGAAGGATTACTTGTTGGTATATCTTCAGGAGCCAATTTAGCAGCATGCCTAAAG ATCGCTCGTAGAGCAGAGAATGAGGGCAAGATGATTGTCACAATATTCCCTAGTGGTGGGGAAAGATATATGAGCACAGACCTATTCGACAAAGTGAGAGAAGAATGCATGAATATGACTTACTGA
- the LOC135607841 gene encoding cysteine synthase-like isoform X1 produces the protein MEARRGLPSLISSQEAEGERENIASDITQLIGWTPLIELKIIVEKEEINVRLIAKMEAYQPLSSVKDRSALRMIEDAEEKGLITPGITTLVEPTSGNLGIGLVYIALRKGYKFIAVMPGHYSMDKRILLRYLGAEVSLTDPKLGFQGLVDRIEQLKEKIPNVHVLDQFTNPANPEAHFTGTGPEIWKDTAGKVDIFVSGPGSGGTITGVAKYLKMKNKDLKIICVEPTESAVISGGNPGSHNIQGIGAGFIPKNLDTSYIDEVITVSTEEAMTQARRLAIEEGLLVGISSGANLAACLKIARRAENEGKMIVTIFPSGGERYMSTDLFDKVREECMNMTY, from the exons ATGGAGGCGAGGAGAGGGCTTCCTTCACTGATCTCTTCGCAGGAAGCGGAAGGCGAGAGGGAGAACATCGCCTCTGATATCACTCAG CTTATAGGTTGGACGCCACTTATAGAATTGAAAATAATTGTGGAAAAAGAGGAAATAAATGTAAGATTGATTGCCAAGATGGAAGCATACCAACCCCTTTCCTCTGTGAAAGACCGAAGTGCTCTCAG AATGATAGAAGATGCAGAGGAGAAGGGCCTGATAACACCTGGAATTACAACGTTGGTGGAGCCCACAAGTGGAAATCTTGGAATTGGTTTGGTGTACATAGCTCTTCGGAAAGGTTACAAGTTCATTGCAGTTATGCCAGGTCATTATTCAATGGACAAAAGGATCCTATTGAGATATTTGGGTGCTGAAGTGTCACTGACTG ATCCGAAATTAGGCTTTCAGGGATTGGTTGACAGAATAGAGCAACTGAAGGAGAAAATACCAAATGTGCATGTGCTTGATCAGTTCACCAATCCAGCGAATCCCGAGGCACATTTCACTGGAACTG GACCGGAAATATGGAAAGATACAGCGGGCAAGGTAGATATTTTTGTATCTGGTCCTGGCTCGGGTGGTACTATCACTGGTGTTGCCAAGTATCTCAAGatgaaaaataaagatttgaaaatcattTGTGTTGAACCTACAGAGAGTGCAGTTATTTCAG GTGGAAATCCAGGCTCACATAATATTCAGGGGATAGGAGCAGGTTTTATTCCAAAGAACCTGGATACATCTTACATCGACGAGGTTATCACTGTGTCCACTGAAGAGGCAATGACACAGGCAAGAAGACTGGCAATTGAAGAAGGATTACTTGTTGGTATATCTTCAGGAGCCAATTTAGCAGCATGCCTAAAG ATCGCTCGTAGAGCAGAGAATGAGGGCAAGATGATTGTCACAATATTCCCTAGTGGTGGGGAAAGATATATGAGCACAGACCTATTCGACAAAGTGAGAGAAGAATGCATGAATATGACTTACTGA